In Calditrichota bacterium, the genomic window TGGTGATAGGCCATCCCTATCCGGAGACGCTGCATGTTTTACAGCAGCAATTGCCTGAATTGGAAAATCAGGGTGTGGAACTGGTGCCTATCTCCGAATTAGGAAATACGGTCGCTTTGGCGGCGAATTGACTTTTTTGCTCAAAATTATTTTTTGCGGGTATGTTTGTTTTTGGTTTCGAGTTGGTAGCTTCGAGTTCAATGTTTGTAGTTTTCAGCCCGAAGCTCAAGACAATTAATGAAAATAGCGTTTTAAATATCACTTTTGGGAGGCAAAATGGTTCGTTTGGGAGTAAATGTGGATCACGTGGCTACTGTTCGGGAAGCGCGTCGGGGAATTGAGCCGGATCCGGTAGCTGCCGGTAGCTGCCGCTGTGTTGTGTGAACTTGCCGGCGCCGACGGTATTGTGTGTCACTTGCGCGAAGACAGGCGACACATCAAAGATCGCGATTTGTCTTTGCTGCGACAGGTGGTAAAAACTCATCTCAATTTGGAGATGGCACCGACGGAAGAAATGATCAAAAAGGCAGTGAATGTGCTGCCGGATATGGCCACGCTGGTGCCGGAAAAAAGGCAGGAAATCACTACCGAAGGCGGTCTGGACGCTCGTTCTAATTATGATTTTCTGGAAGAAGTCGTGTCCACGCTACGCGCTAACAACATCGTTGTCAGTCTGTTCATTGACCCGAATATTCATCAAATCAAAGCCGCCGCGAAATTGGGCGCCGATTATGTGGAGTTACACACCGGCAATTACGCCAATGCCGACGAACTCAATCAGGTCATTGAAGAATTGGACAATCTCAAATCCATGGCCGTCGCCGCCGCGAAATTGGGACTCGGCGTCAGCGCCGGGCATGGGCTGAATTACCAGAATGTTGTGGATGTGGCGAAAATTCCGCAAATTGAAGAACTCAATATCGGACATTCGATTATTTCGAGAGCGGTGTTGGTAGGAATGGATAGGGCTGTGCGGGAGATGGTTGAGTTGATTCGCGGAGCTCGGTGAAGATGGCAGGCGGGCTTTCTGAATTTCAGAAAATCCCAATTTCCAAATTCCGAATCGCAAACAAATCCCAATACCAACTATTCAAATTTCAAACATTCGATTCCAAACTTGAATGTTACATCATTTGAGATTTTGCAGAGATTCGTTTTTTTTTGTTTTAGTAAAAAATATTTGTTGCAACAAAATTTGTAAACGGAGATCACACCATGGCATTGACAACTCTGGCGATTGACGGACATGTGCATTTGTACACGATTTTTGATCTGGCGCGAGCCATTGAAGCGGGCAGGAAAAATTTATTAAAATTGGCTAAAAAAAACAATTCGGCAAAAAAAGCAGTTCCCGTCTGGCTGCTGGTGGAAAGATCGGATACGGATATGTTTGCTGAGTTGAAGAAAATTGCCGAAAAAAATGAGAATAGAAATGGCTTTTCTTTTGAGCAGATTGATTCTGTGACTATTGCCGTGAAAGAAAAAGATGCGAGAATTTTATTCATTTTTGCCGGCAGGCAATTGGTCACTGCGGAAAATTTGGAGGTGCTGTCGCTAATTTCTGATTTTAATCTTGCTGATCGCGCTGCGCCGCTTGATGAGGTAATCGGTTTGATCGAGCAAAGTCAGGGAATCCCTGCGTTAAATTGGGCGCCCGGAAAGTGGTTTGCAGCACGGGGAAGAGTCGTTGAAAAAATGATTTCTGAAAATGCGCCTGAAAAATTTTTCATCGGCGATTCCACCATGCGAAACACGCTCTGGTCCACGCCGAAACTCGTGAAAAAGGCGAAAAAGAAAGGCTTTGCCGTGCTCGCCGGCTCAGACCCGCTGCCTTTTTCCGGCGAGGAAAAAATGATCGGCAGCTACGGTTTTTTGCTTGAGGGTGATTTCTCCGCAAAAAATCCCGCAGAATTAATGAGAAAAATTCTGCGCGAAAATCGTGGCTCCATTCGCATCGTGGGAAAAAGAAACAATCCCTTCACTTTTGTTTTGAGACAGTACAAAATTATGAGAGAGAAGAAGACACGAAATAATTAATGGGAGTAATCATGAGAAAGAAGTTAGTCGAATTGATGCCGGAATTTAATTTGATTAAAAATGATGACTTGCGCGAAAAAACGATTGACGTCTGGGTCGAGGCGATTGAGCGTGGTGGCTGGAAAATCGAAGATTTGCAGCGCATCCCGTTTACGCTGCTCATCCCTGATTGTCCGGTGAATATCATTCAACATACGCGCGGTGTCACCAACGTCGCCGTTGAGTCCGCAAAAAAATTGGCGGAATTCAACGGCGGAAGCTACGACATCGACATGGATATTTTGCTTTCCGGCGGCTTGCTGCACGATGTGGGAAAAATTGTCGAATACGCGGACTACCCCGATGGCATCAAAAAAAGTGAGATGGGAAAATTGCTGCGCCATCCTTTCAGCGGCGCGGGTCTTGCCATGCGCCACGATTTGCCAGACAAAGTGGTTCACATGATCGCCGTTCACGCCAAGGAAGGCGACGGCGGCTACCGTTGTCCCGAGGCGGTTATCGTCCATCACGCGGATTTTATGAATTTTGAGCCGATCAAAATGGGGTAATCTTTAAGAACATCTTTTCTGATAAAAAAAATCAGTGTTTAGCGGCGACGCACCCATCGCCGCTTTTATTTTTCTGCTAAAATTGAAAAGATGAGTATTTTTTACTTTCATTTTTAATTTCAATTTCTTAAATTGCAGACTTTAAAATTGAGGGACAAGTCGAATTTGAAAACATTTTAAATATTAACCAAAGGAGATCGTGCATGGAAGCTGTAAAGAAGCGTC contains:
- a CDS encoding divergent polysaccharide deacetylase family protein — encoded protein: VIGHPYPETLHVLQQQLPELENQGVELVPISELGNTVALAAN
- a CDS encoding HD domain-containing protein; its protein translation is MRKKLVELMPEFNLIKNDDLREKTIDVWVEAIERGGWKIEDLQRIPFTLLIPDCPVNIIQHTRGVTNVAVESAKKLAEFNGGSYDIDMDILLSGGLLHDVGKIVEYADYPDGIKKSEMGKLLRHPFSGAGLAMRHDLPDKVVHMIAVHAKEGDGGYRCPEAVIVHHADFMNFEPIKMG